GTGCTGATGACTGCAGAATCCTTCTTTTGTTGTGTGTTCTTCTTTGCTTCCTGTATTGGACATTTTCATGTTGCCTACGTTTTGGTTATGCTATTCTATAAGATGAAGTTGCTGAATTTGACTGCCTCCAAGAATTGAAAGATTGCTACTTCATTTACAGCTGAAATAGCGATGATCGAAAACAACGTTGTCGTTTACAAGTTTGTGCAAAGTCTTCACTTTTTTGTTACCGGAGGTGAAGACGAGAATGAGCTCATTTTAGCGACAGTTCTTCAAGGATTTTGTGATGCAGTTGGTCTTCTCTTAAGGTCTTTCTTCTCATTCCTGTTAACTAACTCCAATACTTAGTGTGCCCCTTCAGAAATGATTAATACTGACGTTGTCTGATAGCACTTGTTCCAGGGGCCATGTTGACAGAAGGGAGGCATTAGAAAATCTGGATCTGATCCTAATGTGCCTTGATGAAATTGTTGATGGCGGGTAAGTCATAATGAGCCTTCATATTTAGTATCACTGCCCTATATGAAGAGTCATTGTGATACCTTCTGGAGTATTCTAAAATATACTAATTTTGTATGTCTTATTATTGAGATCAGATCCTTAGGGGATTAAGAAGGAGTACTTATTATTACAATCTGTGCGAGGAGGGCTATGGCTGGTGAAATTTTTACCTAGGTGTCATGAATCATATGGGTGAAGTGTTTTGTTTTCACCGAGTTTGAACTACACTATTTGACCACAACTTAGCGTCTCTTGTCCCTAGCGGGGAAGAATGTTAAAGGGTCAGGGCCTTGTTGTGTTTGATGAAgcattttttggaattatggTATTTACTTTCCACAAAGTTCGTGTTGTGAGTTTTACATGAACAAGCCCTAAAGAGAAAAGTACATGTAGTTAGCattaatcattcatttaagtgttTGATGTTTTCGGCGAACTTACCAAAATAGCATCTTTTCAATTGCATAGTCAAAGCATTAGAAATGCAACTGAATCAAAATCagccaatttcttttcttttcctccttctCCCCCCTCTTTCCTTGCCCATGCAGCCTTGAACAGGTTGGTACTCGTCGAGATATATCGTTGATTTCTCTCCTGGTTGAATTACTTAGGGTAAGAGTCTAAATGCTATGTAATAAGGATATTATAGTTTGTCATATAACTGGTAACTTTGTATGTATCATAtaaggttttttatttttataaaattaaggAACCCTTTCCTTACTTAACTTTATCCGATGAATTCATTATTGAATTAGTTGGCATTATCAAGCATGCttgatctaattttttttgttttgttttggtcaaTATGCTTGATCTTATTAAGGTTGAATATTTAGATACCGACACTTCAGATAGTTACCAAAGGCCTAGTTTTGGCTATTTCTATGATTCCATCTGAAGTGGGATTCTGGTGTCTGTTGTTTAATTGAATTAGGATATAGTAATCTATTAGTACAAATACTATCTGTCAAAACTTTTACTTGACAACCTCACAATCTCTTTATAAACTCCATTATAGTTCAGCATGAATAGTAAATGAACTATTCATGGGTGCCATACATAGTCCTGAACAAGTACTTCCAAAACCTGATTTGCATCTGATCAGGTTGAGGTGCGTCCCTTATCCTTCTTCACCTCTCTAATTTTTGTCCTGCTCCTTTACTGGAAAGGGGGATTTGAGTGTTGGGCGGGGAAAGGGAGACAAGCAGGCCTTGGTATTAAATATTGTGCCTTTACAATTTCCTTGATTTTGTTTGCAATATTATTTCTTTCCATTTCACGTTACCCTTGCTATTTATCTCGAGGGACGATGTATTGGCGATAGAGGAGATTGAACTCTTGGTGTTCTGAGTGTGTTATCATCATATTGTAGCTCTGCACCTTTTATCGGCACCCCTCCTCCATCAGCTCCCCTTTCTTTTTGGCAGACACTAATGTGGAATGTATCTCATGCAGCATTATTCTTGAAACTGATCCGAACGTGATAGCAGGGAAGGTTGCAAGTCAAAGCGTGGATGCTGGAGGTCCTCTGTCTGAGCAGGTATGGTCAACCTGAGTTCCATACGTAACGGAATGGTTCAATGATATATTCTTCACTGTTAGATTTCTCAATCTTTCCCGCCACTTTCTGCAGACGATAAGTCAAGCCCTGGCCACAGCGAGAGAGCACTTGACCAGATCTCTTCTGAACTGATTTTGCACCTGATGGAATACATTGTGTCTTCTTATCCATCATAGGGTTAGGGTCGTATCCATACTCTGTTCGTTGCTTTTGATTTTCATGCCAATTGAACTATCAATCTCAATTTGGCTTCTGGATTCACTGAATGATGTGGGTGGGCTTTTGTGAGGATTTTGGTGGAGGCAAAACTGAGTATGGTCTGTAGATCAAGTACTAAAGCGACCACTTTAGCTTAATGGAAAAGATTCCAGAAGAAAGAGGGTGTGGTTTACGCTCTAATCATGTGTTCAACAACTATTAGAGTTGTGTTTAAATCTGATCATTATCATCCTAAGCTCTCAAATTTTGCTATATAAAGAGGAGGTAATTCTGTGAATATTGATTAGTAATCGACGACCTCTCGATGATGACAAAGCTCATGTCAAAGTTCATCTTTAAAGTTTATTTCTTCACTGGGCCGACGAAACACATGCATGGATACATGGCAAGCTTAAGTGTTGAGAACTTAGGATTATTCTCATTGGAGTCGACCAAAGACAAGATCTGTAAACTGCAACATCTGATAAAGGTAGAGAATCAGATGTCCAAAGGTCGCCGAAGATCGATTAGTAGGGCAATATGCGTGGCCTTTCATTGGAGATAAGAAGAGAAGTTTGATTTCATATGCTTAAGACACCAAAAATGGCAATCATATGACGTTCGATAACAAGATGAGGCTTTATAACAATGCGGGGTCAAAAAGGCTTTATGACCAGAGGGAGCACAATGGGAAGGGCAGATGAGATGACTGAGTAAAAGCTCTCACCTATATCTTAGAAAAGACAAGATCAAGAGATTAAAGATAGATCCATCCTTCAAGCATCCGCACAGAAATCCGGAAAAGACTTGAGACAAAATTGACTGGAGTGCCTTAAAAAGGACAGTGCACTCCACTTTATGAGACTAGACTTGAATATATTGCCCTGCCATTAaaattaatactacgaaaaattctaaactagtacacatataataaatttatcaaaaactaactttttatcagaaaaatttcatagtacataagtgacaaatttaccctccattagttttctttaaattttaacgttaaattgttgagttggatgacacgtaacGGTTGatgggtgtatcggtttgaagttcttcatggtattaacctaatttaatggaaactaacggatgataaatttattacacatgtaccaatttgagattttttatggtaaaaaaattagtttagtgtaaatttattacaagtgtacctGCTTAGATTTgttttggttaaaaaattaatttgaaataattttattataagtataccggtttggggcTTTTCGTCGTATTGACTTTTATATCTATTTTAGTTGTGAACTATCTCAAACATAAATTGAAACGGTGATGAATCGTGAGGCCTAACTGTGAACCTTTAGGACCATGTCCCGATAACCACATTCATATCAATCACTATAGAAAATTAAGTTGAAGGTGTCCATTCGCCCCGAGGGACGGAATTATAGCAAAGGATTGAGAATTAGACAAGGTATGGCGGCCTTAATAACTAAAGCAATCACACTAAAAGATAGTCAAATGAAAGAGCTAAGCTCTTCGGCTCATGTTCTTCAATTGTTGCGCAAGGCAcagaaaaaatcctaaacttttcacacttttgttaatttaatcctaaaccttttaagtttgcatattcatttctaaacctttcacTTTATACCGTtatggaaattgctgacgtggatgctggtcatcctacgtgacatcACCGGtcttgacgtggataatttttaaatatttttatttgaaaaaatctaattttttttgttattttcctttttttggtttgttGACTCCATGGCCGGTGACCCCTCCAGCCCTAATCCAGCGGGGGTCGCTGGCCTTAAggcaagcaaataaaaaaaacaaaaaattaataaaaattttaaaaaatcgtcGACGGTGCCACATATGACGGtcaacatccacgtcagcaattttagGCATATAGGATTGAATCGGTACAAAgtaaataggtttatgactgaatcggcaaatttgaaaggtttaagattgaattgacaaaagtgtgaaaggttttggatttttttgacaattttctcataTGGTACATGTGTGCTAATTTAAAATCTAACTCTATAATTGATCTACGAGGGTCGGGTGTTTGCTTCGGATTCTTTAATGTGAAATCATTCCCTCCCTCTATCTAAGGAATTAAGGCTAATGCAATAAATAAGACTAAAGCCCTtatattaaatttgaaaaacaacttttatTTCAACACGACCGGTAACACCAAGAACATCAGATACACAAGGAATGGGTGTTTGAAAGAGCGCATACGTTTCATGTGCACCGCTTACGTTCATAACTTCTTGTCATCCTTCCCTCCTTCTATATAGATATAAGGAAAGTCcgctctccctttctctctttatGAGTGGAGATCTTCTGTTTTCCTTGCGTCAAGTGAAAATCAGACTTCAGTCCTTCAATCATGCAAGCATAGAATGTCCAAGAATGTCGGATTTAGCGGTTGTCTCAATGAGactcgaaatttacaagagaGCGGAGAAAAATCGCAT
This sequence is a window from Rhodamnia argentea isolate NSW1041297 chromosome 3, ASM2092103v1, whole genome shotgun sequence. Protein-coding genes within it:
- the LOC115757021 gene encoding coatomer subunit zeta-1-like isoform X1, with amino-acid sequence MELCPSVKNVLLLDSEGNRVAAKYYCDDWPTNSAKEAFEKAVFTKTQKTNARTEAEIAMIENNVVVYKFVQSLHFFVTGGEDENELILATVLQGFCDAVGLLLSTCSRGHVDRREALENLDLILMCLDEIVDGGIILETDPNVIAGKVASQSVDAGGPLSEQTISQALATAREHLTRSLLN
- the LOC115757021 gene encoding coatomer subunit zeta-1-like isoform X2 → MELCPSVKNVLLLDSEGNRVAAKYYCDDWPTNSAKEAFEKAVFTKTQKTNARTEAEIAMIENNVVVYKFVQSLHFFVTGGEDENELILATVLQGFCDAVGLLLRGHVDRREALENLDLILMCLDEIVDGGIILETDPNVIAGKVASQSVDAGGPLSEQTISQALATAREHLTRSLLN